In the Helianthus annuus cultivar XRQ/B chromosome 11, HanXRQr2.0-SUNRISE, whole genome shotgun sequence genome, one interval contains:
- the LOC110887707 gene encoding cell surface glycoprotein 1-like, whose product MSSSESGLSDTVDPMAIFSDDEIVPDPEIFTSDIESDPEMMSDDDDEIQPFALPDFGDDVPHADGLPEEDPFLVPIPDQDHLILGHPDDEHAVVPILAPLPLVAFPLEDLPFDVRDGVPTDDVIVVPLIEIPIVEVSSDHSGPDSFESVSSTTLHALGLQRYPTDSDSDTALSVAPVIPHDFDHDDEPGHEIDFVPDDQPFDVPADPEQALAHEPMPAPEPIPAPNPLPDHDHEPVPVGIPVVAPLVPDPIPAPTDPAAFADQIDPRYAYTSNGWIEDDDDDMPPFVEPVTPPHIPAPVDVAPFHPIISDVNRTDLPITFLQDMPPPRPGEGPSSQQPGHVPHVSAAFSFMPQFTPATHFTSAPSGEPLIWFPPNTMPVSDPYHPSHFIGYTRGELLLSLQLQQEIFLS is encoded by the exons ATGTCCTCATCTGAGAGTGGACTGTCAGATACTGTCGACCCCATGGCCATTTTTTCGGATGATGAGATTGTCCCAGACCCAGAGATTTTTACCTCCGACATTGAGAGTGACCCGGAGATGATGTCAGATGACGACGATGAAATCCAGCCTTTTGCATTACCTGACTTTGGCGACGATGTACCGCATGCTGATGGTTTACCCGAAGAGGATCCCTTTCTTGTTCCTATTCCTGACCAGGACCATCTCATCCTCGGACATCCCGATGATGAGCATGCCGTGGTTCCGATCCTCGCCCCTTTGCCTCTTGTGGCTTTTCCTCTCGAGGATTTGCCTTTTGATGTT AGAGATGGAGTTCCAACTGATGATGTCATTGTTGTTCCACTCATTGAGATTCCTATCGTTGAGGTTTCATCTGATCATTCTGGTCCGGATTCTTTCGAGTCTGTGTCATCCACCACTTTGCATGCACTGGGATTGCAGCGTTACCCCActgattctgattctgacacGGCcctgtctgttgcacctgttattCCACACGACTTTGATCATGACGATGAGCCCGGACATGAGattgactttgttcccgacgatCAGCCTTTTGATGTACCTGCTGATCCTGAGCAGGCGCTTGCTCATGAGCCGATGCCAGCACCCGAGCCTATACCTGCTCCTAATCCTCTGCCTGATCATGATCATGAACCTGTACCTGTTGGCATACCTGTTGTTGCACCACTTGTACCCGATCCGATTCCTGCACCCACTGACCCTGCTGCTTTTGCTGATCAGATAGATCCCCGTTACGCATACACTAGCAATGGGTGGatagaggatgatgatgatgatatgccCCCTTTTGTTGAGCCTGTTACTCCCCCACACATACCTGCACCTGTTGATGTCGCCCCATTTCACCCAATTATATCCGATGTTAACCGCACTGACCTGCCGATCACATTCTTGCAGGATATGCCTccaccccgtccaggggaaggtcCGTCTAGCCAGCAGCCTGGCCATGTTCCACACGTGTCAGCAGCTTTTTCCTTCATGCCACAATTTACACCTGCAACTCATTTTACTTCTGCACCGTCAGGCGAGCCACTCATATGGTTTCCGCCGAACACTATGCCAGTTTCTGATCCATACCATCCCTCCCACTTTATTGGCTACACGAGGGGTGAGCTACTCCTGTCCTTGCAGCTTCAGCAGGAGATTTTTTTGTCATAG